TCTCAAGTGACTGCAAAAGCCTTTGGCCTGTAGTGAAGCATTTACTGGATCATGGTATAAAACCCAAAGCGATGCGTGATGCGACAAGGGGTGGTCTGGCAGCTGTATTAAATGAATGGGCAGTAAGCTCAAATATCTGTATAGAGCTTGACGAAGAAGCGATCCCAATCAGTGAAGAAGTACAGGGATTGTGTGAGATATTTGGATTTGAAGCTACTGATTTTGCAAATGAAGGAACATTTATTCTGGCACTCAGACCTGAGCAGGTTGATAAAGCGCTCAAACTGCTGCATGCATTTCAGGATGATCAGAGTGCGAGTTTGATCGGTAAGGTCACAACAAAAAAACCAAAAAAAGTCATTCTCAATACACCATGGGGAAGCAGCAGATATCTTGATCTGCCAAAAGGTGAACTGCTTCCAAGGATCTGTTAATGCATGAATACTCTATCGTCCAGTCGCTTCTTGATCAGTGTGAACACTATGCCATAGAAAATGATGCAACTTCTGTGCAAAAGATCACTGTCAAAATAGGAGTGCTCAGTGGGGTAGAAATACACCTCTTTGAAACAGCTTTTCATACCTTTAAAGAAGGAACCCTCTGCAGTGAGGCAGAACTGATCATACAAGAACAACCGTTACTTATCTACTGTAATGAATGTGATAAAGAGCATATCTTAAATGAAATGCACATACGTTGTCCTGAGTGTAACAGTTTATCTGTAAAAGTGTTAGATGGTGAGGAGATGTATCTTATGCAGCTCGAGATGGCTTGATCAAGTCTAAACAAGTCATGAGATAACATTTCTTTAGATTAACCATATATAGGTATCCCTCTTAAAGAGTCTGAAGAGATCGTTAAAGAGTATCTGGATTTTGAACTCATAGGAGAAATATTCTCCCGTGAGATATAGAAGTTTATACATACCCATCAGGTATGTAAAGTACTACTTTCTAATAGTAGTATGACATGCCATACATTGGCTCAGAGTTTTGTCATATGTCTCTCTTGCTGAAGCTTTATCTCCCGCTTCAAAATCTTTCAACATTTTATCAGCAAGATTTGTAATGTTCTTCACCTCTTTTTGAGCATATTGTTTCGCATCAAAATTATCACCGTCCATTACAGACTTTTCAATTACAAATGAATTGATACTCACCAGCTTTTCTTTCAAGCTTTCTACACCTAACTTCATTATCGCCGGATTGTCACGCAAGAATCCTTTTTGGATCATTCCCATTGCTGACTCAAGGCCTTGCATGGTTATCACCTGCTCAGCTTTTGAAACACCTGCTCCAAACATCAAAGTTGTAGATAAGACACCTATTACCAAAATTTTTTTCATTCTATCCTCCTCAAGATAAATGTAACTACATTATAAAAATTAACAAATATATTTTAGCTTAATAATAAATATAATTTATCTTAAACTTTTTGCAGTCAAATTTAAAAAAGGATTATTTTGTCAATGAATCAAAAAAGTTTTAT
This is a stretch of genomic DNA from Sulfurovum zhangzhouensis. It encodes these proteins:
- the hypA gene encoding hydrogenase maturation nickel metallochaperone HypA gives rise to the protein MHEYSIVQSLLDQCEHYAIENDATSVQKITVKIGVLSGVEIHLFETAFHTFKEGTLCSEAELIIQEQPLLIYCNECDKEHILNEMHIRCPECNSLSVKVLDGEEMYLMQLEMA